In Halococcus salifodinae DSM 8989, one DNA window encodes the following:
- a CDS encoding LUD domain-containing protein yields the protein MATETVATFESSLDELGVGMTRTDPEGFDDALAAIIDEPAVGVPLRIDGVSLDDVPVTVDPTTAQLESARTGVTPVGTAVATYGTLAIESSAAGDEPVSLFPECHVAVVREVDVVWGLDEAFARLDEEFDAGRDSVVFATGASATADMGEMVEGVHGPTAVHVVVIES from the coding sequence ATGGCAACCGAGACGGTCGCGACGTTCGAGTCATCGCTCGACGAGCTGGGGGTCGGGATGACGCGCACCGACCCGGAGGGGTTCGACGACGCGCTCGCGGCGATCATCGACGAGCCGGCGGTCGGCGTGCCGCTCCGGATCGACGGCGTTTCGCTCGACGACGTGCCAGTCACCGTTGATCCGACGACCGCTCAACTCGAATCGGCGCGGACGGGCGTGACGCCGGTCGGGACGGCGGTCGCGACCTACGGCACGCTCGCGATCGAGTCCTCGGCGGCGGGTGACGAGCCGGTGAGTCTCTTTCCCGAGTGCCACGTCGCGGTCGTGCGCGAGGTGGACGTCGTGTGGGGACTCGACGAGGCGTTCGCACGGCTCGACGAGGAGTTCGACGCCGGCCGCGACAGCGTGGTGTTCGCGACGGGCGCAAGCGCGACCGCCGACATGGGCGAGATGGTCGAGGGCGTCCACGGCCCGACCGCGGTTCACGTCGTGGTGATCGAGTCGTGA
- a CDS encoding LUD domain-containing protein, which yields MSAETRREKAAQIRQLLDTEGENVHADATHINEARYDATESFGEYEDLRTEAREIKEDAIERLPELIGRVTDAVEANGGQVYLADDAADANQYIEEVVGDADSLVKSKSMTTEEIDVNDSLEAAGVDVHETDLGEWVLQVADESPSHIVGPAMHKSREEIAALFNERFDPDEPFETAEELTAFARDWLGERIQDADVGMTGANFVLAESGSITLVTNEGNARKCAVAPDTHVAVAGVEKLIPSIRELQPFVELIARAATGQSIAQYVTTLSPPVETPTLDFDDPDTPLSEAGIGGGNGGGGSDDNDDREFHLVLLDNGRSAMREDDQLRETLYCIRCGACANSCANFQHVGGHAFGGETYTGGIATGWEAGVHSQDSAAEFNDLCTGCSRCVNACPVKIDIPWINEVVRDRINRGVGDASDASDTPEFDFLVEGLTPDEEPGGLTPRKRFFGNFSTLAKLGSATAPVSNWLAGTGPSRAVLERFLGIDRRRDLPKFERETLVEWFDARGGSRVSAADADREAVLYPDVYTNHVHTERGKAAVRVLEALGVAVRVPEVASSGRAPLSQGMLATAERHAHDAYADLAEHIDADRDVVVIEPSDLAMFAGEYEKFLPEKSAERLAESSYEVIEYAYGLLENGAERAALRPGDGERVAYHSHCQQRTLGLEAHSVAVLEDCGYDVLTSETECCGMAGSFGYKQEYYELSRDVGSDLEAQFTTDDARDRTVVASGTSCCEQLDALLERPSRHPVQLLDPTRDR from the coding sequence GTGAGCGCCGAAACGCGCCGAGAGAAGGCGGCACAGATCCGCCAGCTTCTCGACACCGAAGGCGAGAACGTCCACGCGGACGCGACACACATCAACGAGGCGCGCTACGACGCCACCGAGTCGTTCGGAGAGTACGAGGACCTCCGAACGGAGGCCCGCGAGATCAAGGAGGATGCGATCGAGCGACTGCCCGAGCTGATCGGTCGGGTCACCGACGCCGTCGAGGCGAACGGCGGACAGGTCTATCTCGCCGACGACGCCGCGGACGCGAACCAGTATATCGAGGAGGTGGTCGGCGACGCCGACTCGCTCGTGAAATCGAAGTCGATGACGACCGAGGAGATCGACGTCAACGACTCCCTCGAAGCGGCGGGCGTCGACGTTCACGAGACCGACCTCGGCGAGTGGGTGCTCCAGGTCGCCGACGAGTCGCCCTCGCACATCGTCGGGCCGGCGATGCACAAGTCACGCGAGGAGATCGCCGCACTGTTCAACGAGCGGTTCGATCCCGACGAGCCGTTCGAGACCGCCGAGGAGCTCACCGCGTTCGCGCGGGACTGGCTCGGCGAGCGCATCCAGGACGCCGATGTGGGAATGACCGGCGCGAACTTCGTGCTCGCGGAGTCGGGCTCGATCACGCTCGTGACCAACGAGGGCAACGCCCGGAAGTGTGCGGTCGCACCCGACACCCACGTCGCGGTCGCGGGCGTCGAGAAGCTCATCCCCTCGATCCGGGAGCTCCAACCGTTCGTCGAACTGATCGCGCGTGCGGCCACCGGCCAGTCGATCGCCCAGTACGTCACGACGCTCTCGCCGCCCGTCGAAACGCCGACGCTCGACTTCGACGATCCCGACACGCCGCTGAGCGAGGCCGGGATCGGGGGCGGGAACGGTGGTGGCGGTAGCGACGACAACGACGACCGTGAGTTCCACCTCGTGCTGCTCGACAACGGCCGGTCGGCGATGCGCGAGGACGACCAACTCCGCGAAACGCTCTACTGCATCCGGTGTGGCGCGTGCGCGAACTCGTGTGCCAACTTCCAGCACGTCGGCGGCCACGCCTTCGGCGGCGAGACCTACACTGGGGGGATTGCGACCGGCTGGGAGGCTGGGGTCCATAGTCAAGACAGCGCCGCCGAGTTCAACGACCTCTGTACCGGCTGCTCGCGCTGTGTGAACGCCTGCCCCGTGAAGATCGACATCCCGTGGATCAACGAGGTGGTGCGCGATCGGATCAATCGCGGGGTGGGTGACGCCAGCGATGCGAGCGACACCCCCGAGTTCGACTTCCTCGTCGAGGGGTTGACGCCCGACGAGGAGCCTGGTGGACTCACTCCCCGAAAGCGCTTCTTCGGGAACTTCTCGACGCTCGCGAAGCTCGGGAGCGCCACCGCACCAGTGTCGAACTGGCTCGCGGGCACGGGGCCGAGCCGCGCGGTGCTGGAACGGTTCCTCGGGATCGATCGCCGACGTGACCTCCCGAAATTCGAGCGCGAAACCCTCGTCGAGTGGTTCGACGCGCGGGGCGGGTCGCGCGTTTCGGCGGCCGACGCGGACCGCGAGGCGGTGCTGTACCCCGACGTCTACACCAACCACGTCCACACCGAGCGTGGGAAGGCCGCCGTCCGAGTGCTGGAGGCGCTCGGCGTCGCGGTGCGCGTCCCGGAAGTCGCGTCGAGCGGGCGCGCACCGCTCTCCCAGGGGATGCTCGCCACCGCCGAGCGCCACGCCCACGACGCCTACGCCGATCTCGCCGAACACATCGATGCGGACCGCGACGTGGTGGTGATCGAACCCTCCGATCTCGCGATGTTCGCCGGCGAGTACGAGAAGTTCCTGCCAGAGAAATCGGCCGAGCGGCTGGCCGAGAGCAGTTACGAGGTGATCGAGTACGCCTACGGCCTGCTCGAAAACGGGGCCGAGCGCGCGGCGCTGCGGCCAGGCGACGGCGAGCGAGTTGCCTACCACAGCCACTGCCAGCAGCGCACCCTCGGACTCGAAGCCCACAGCGTGGCCGTGCTTGAAGACTGTGGCTACGACGTGCTCACCTCCGAAACCGAGTGCTGCGGGATGGCGGGCTCCTTTGGGTACAAACAGGAATACTACGAACTGAGCAGGGATGTCGGCAGCGACCTCGAAGCCCAGTTCACGACCGACGACGCGCGCGACCGCACAGTCGTCGCGAGCGGCACGTCGTGCTGTGAGCAGTTGGATGCGCTGCTGGAGCGCCCGAGTCGACATCCGGTGCAGCTCCTCGATCCGACGCGAGACAGGTAG